In Proteus vulgaris, one DNA window encodes the following:
- the yigB gene encoding 5-amino-6-(5-phospho-D-ribitylamino)uracil phosphatase YigB: MRFYRTLTPIAAMTFDLDDTLYDNVPVMDKTEKETLAFIRQYDLRFNHFTEEDVNAYKKPLIENNPEIFHDITQWRWLAARNMLLDYNYSEAKAKQGADEIMAHFAYWRSRINVPQNTHQVLTQLAEKIPLIAITNGNANPLSCGLGQYFSHILKAGPDGRSKPYSDMFDKAAMLLKVPHQQILHVGDHLVTDVEGAVNSGLQACWINLDNRSLFEEGETRVMPHIEITDLSKLIELV; the protein is encoded by the coding sequence ATGCGTTTTTACAGAACTCTGACGCCAATTGCAGCGATGACTTTTGATCTAGATGATACGCTGTATGACAATGTGCCAGTGATGGATAAAACGGAAAAAGAGACACTGGCTTTTATTCGTCAATATGATCTGCGTTTTAACCATTTCACAGAAGAAGATGTGAATGCTTATAAAAAGCCACTTATAGAAAATAATCCAGAGATATTTCACGATATTACACAGTGGCGTTGGCTTGCCGCTAGGAATATGTTGTTAGATTACAATTACAGTGAAGCCAAAGCAAAGCAAGGTGCAGATGAGATTATGGCGCACTTTGCTTATTGGCGTAGTCGTATTAATGTGCCTCAAAATACACATCAAGTTCTCACTCAATTAGCAGAAAAAATTCCGTTAATTGCCATTACAAATGGTAATGCAAACCCGCTAAGTTGTGGTTTAGGGCAGTATTTTTCACATATTTTGAAAGCTGGCCCTGATGGTCGCTCTAAGCCTTATTCTGATATGTTTGATAAAGCAGCGATGCTTTTAAAAGTACCTCATCAACAAATTTTACATGTGGGCGATCATCTTGTGACGGATGTTGAAGGTGCTGTTAATAGTGGATTACAAGCTTGCTGGATTAACCTTGATAACCGTAGTTTGTTTGAAGAAGGCGAAACTCGCGTGATGCCACATATTGAAATTACAGATTTAAGTAAACTGATAGAGTTGGTTTAA
- the uvrD gene encoding DNA helicase II, whose amino-acid sequence MDVSYLLEGLNDKQREAVAAPRINMLVLAGAGSGKTRVLVHRIAWLLSVEQASPFSIMAVTFTNKAAAEMRHRIEDLIGTSQGGMWIGTFHSLAHRLLRAHYLDANLPQDFQIIDSDDQYRLIRRIVKSMNLDDKQWPARQGMWYINGKKDEGLRPQHIQTYGNPVETTWLKVYQAYQEACDRAGLVDFAELLLRAHELWLNKPQILEHYQNRFTNILVDEFQDTNRIQYAWIRMLAGQTGKVMIVGDDDQSIYGWRGAQVENIQNFLNEFPGAETIRLEQNYRSTSNILKAANALIANNSDRLGKNLWTEGAEGEPISLYCAFNDLDEARYVVGRIKRWQEEGGALTDCAILYRSNAQSRIMEEALLQAAMPYRIYGGQRFFERQEIKDALSYMRLTANRHDDASFERVVNTPTRGIGDRTLDIVRQVARDNQITLWESALQVIEHKMLAGRATAAIQRFLELIETLASETADMPLHVQTDRIIRDSGLKAMYEQEKGEKAQARIENLEELVTATRQFSYQDEDEDLMPLQAFLSHAALESGESQADAYQDAVQLMTLHSAKGLEFSQVFIVGVEEGMFPSQMSLDEGGRLEEERRLAYVGVTRAMKKLTLTYAENRRLYGKEVSHRPSRFIGELPKECVEEVRLRATVSRPVNHSRLGTPIISNDTGYSLGQRVKHPKFGDGTIINIEGSGEHCRLQIAFNGEGIKWLVAAFARLE is encoded by the coding sequence ATGGACGTCTCATATCTGCTAGAAGGCCTTAATGATAAACAGCGCGAAGCCGTGGCCGCACCTCGCATAAATATGTTGGTGCTTGCTGGCGCAGGCAGTGGTAAAACACGCGTATTGGTACATCGTATCGCTTGGTTATTATCTGTTGAGCAAGCTTCCCCTTTTTCTATTATGGCTGTGACGTTTACCAATAAAGCGGCTGCAGAAATGCGTCATCGTATCGAAGATTTAATTGGTACCAGTCAAGGCGGTATGTGGATTGGGACTTTCCATAGCTTGGCTCATCGTTTATTACGCGCACATTATCTTGATGCAAACCTACCACAAGATTTTCAAATTATTGACAGTGACGATCAATATCGTCTGATTCGTCGCATTGTTAAATCGATGAATCTTGATGATAAGCAATGGCCTGCACGACAAGGAATGTGGTACATCAACGGTAAAAAAGATGAAGGACTACGCCCTCAGCATATTCAAACCTATGGTAATCCTGTTGAAACAACATGGTTAAAAGTGTACCAAGCATATCAAGAGGCATGCGATCGTGCGGGGCTGGTGGACTTTGCAGAGCTTTTATTACGTGCTCATGAGCTTTGGTTGAATAAGCCACAAATTTTAGAACATTATCAAAATCGCTTTACTAATATCTTGGTTGATGAGTTCCAAGATACTAACCGTATTCAATATGCATGGATTAGAATGCTGGCGGGTCAAACGGGTAAAGTGATGATTGTAGGCGACGACGACCAATCTATTTATGGTTGGCGTGGTGCACAAGTTGAGAATATTCAAAACTTCTTAAATGAATTTCCTGGCGCAGAGACTATCCGATTAGAGCAAAATTATCGTTCTACAAGCAATATTCTAAAAGCTGCGAATGCACTAATAGCAAATAACAGTGATAGATTAGGCAAAAATCTGTGGACTGAAGGTGCAGAAGGCGAGCCTATCTCACTGTATTGTGCTTTTAATGATTTAGATGAAGCGCGTTATGTAGTTGGCCGAATTAAGCGCTGGCAAGAAGAAGGTGGCGCGCTGACAGATTGTGCCATTCTTTATCGTAGTAATGCTCAATCTCGTATAATGGAAGAAGCATTACTACAAGCGGCAATGCCATATCGTATTTATGGTGGGCAACGTTTCTTTGAACGTCAAGAAATCAAAGATGCGCTCTCTTATATGCGATTAACCGCAAATCGCCATGATGATGCTTCTTTCGAACGTGTTGTGAATACACCAACACGAGGTATTGGAGACAGAACATTAGATATTGTTCGCCAAGTTGCAAGAGATAACCAAATTACTTTATGGGAAAGTGCATTACAGGTTATCGAACATAAAATGCTAGCAGGGCGAGCAACAGCGGCAATACAGCGATTCTTAGAGTTAATTGAGACGTTAGCATCTGAAACGGCAGATATGCCATTACATGTACAAACAGACCGAATTATTCGTGATTCAGGTTTGAAAGCGATGTATGAGCAAGAAAAGGGTGAAAAAGCCCAAGCTCGTATTGAAAACTTAGAAGAGCTTGTCACCGCAACTCGTCAATTTAGTTATCAAGATGAAGACGAAGATTTGATGCCATTGCAAGCGTTCCTTTCACATGCGGCGTTAGAATCGGGTGAAAGCCAGGCTGATGCGTATCAAGATGCAGTTCAACTAATGACGCTTCACTCAGCTAAAGGGCTTGAATTTTCACAAGTCTTTATTGTGGGTGTTGAGGAGGGCATGTTCCCAAGCCAAATGTCATTAGATGAAGGTGGGCGTTTAGAAGAAGAGCGTCGTTTGGCCTATGTTGGCGTCACTCGCGCAATGAAAAAGTTAACGCTTACTTACGCTGAAAACCGTCGTCTATATGGAAAAGAAGTGAGTCATCGGCCATCTCGTTTTATTGGTGAGCTACCCAAAGAGTGTGTCGAAGAAGTGCGTTTACGTGCGACGGTTTCACGTCCTGTTAATCATAGCCGTTTAGGAACTCCGATTATCAGTAATGATACGGGGTATTCTCTTGGACAACGTGTGAAACATCCTAAATTTGGTGATGGAACTATTATTAATATCGAAGGTAGTGGTGAGCATTGTCGATTACAAATTGCCTTTAATGGCGAAGGTATTAAATGGCTGGTGGCTGCATTTGCTCGACTAGAGTAG
- the rarD gene encoding EamA family transporter RarD, protein MSQKNTMKGVLCALGAYLIWGIAPVYFKSIQEVPAEEILTHRILWSFFFMLILMTISRHWPYLRQLIRQPKKILLLALTAVIIATNWLTYIWAVNHGYMLEASLGYFINPLVNVLFGMLFLSERFRRMQWVAVGLAFTGVFIQLWHFGSVPVIGLSLAITFGLYGLLRKKLGVDAQTGMLVETLWLFPVALIYILFFTHSPTSNMLENSWSLNTLLIAAGIITTVPLLLFTEAAHHLRLSTLGFFQYIGPTLMFILATMVYGEQIDAERLVTFGFIWVALILFTLDALYTQRRLRRG, encoded by the coding sequence ATGAGCCAGAAAAACACGATGAAAGGCGTTTTATGTGCCTTAGGCGCCTATTTGATCTGGGGTATTGCCCCTGTCTATTTTAAAAGCATTCAAGAAGTGCCTGCAGAAGAGATCCTCACACACCGTATCCTATGGTCATTCTTTTTTATGTTGATTTTAATGACAATTAGTCGTCATTGGCCTTATTTACGACAATTAATACGTCAACCTAAAAAAATTCTACTCTTGGCACTGACAGCTGTCATTATTGCAACTAACTGGCTTACCTATATATGGGCTGTTAACCATGGCTATATGCTAGAAGCTAGTCTTGGTTACTTTATTAACCCCCTTGTTAACGTCCTGTTTGGTATGCTTTTCTTAAGCGAGCGCTTCCGTCGTATGCAGTGGGTAGCTGTAGGTTTAGCCTTTACGGGGGTATTTATTCAGTTATGGCACTTTGGTTCTGTACCCGTGATTGGTTTAAGTCTTGCCATAACTTTTGGGCTTTATGGTCTACTGCGTAAGAAACTAGGTGTCGATGCACAAACAGGAATGTTGGTCGAAACATTATGGCTATTCCCTGTTGCATTAATTTACATCTTATTTTTTACCCACTCACCAACAAGCAATATGCTTGAAAACAGTTGGTCATTGAATACCTTGTTAATCGCAGCCGGTATTATTACCACTGTACCATTATTGCTCTTTACTGAAGCAGCTCATCATCTGCGTTTATCAACCTTAGGCTTCTTCCAATATATTGGCCCAACTTTGATGTTTATTCTTGCCACAATGGTATATGGCGAACAAATTGATGCAGAAAGATTAGTAACCTTTGGCTTTATTTGGGTTGCCCTTATTTTATTTACCTTAGATGCACTCTATACCCAACGTCGTTTAAGACGCGGTTAA
- a CDS encoding thioesterase family protein — protein MEKQLTLEEAQTLIGHVFVYKMPFNQLIGLELVRFEQDYAEIQFRYQDKLVGNIAQRILHGGLIASVLDVSAGLVCVGNALTRLAPISQEQLEQKLAKMGTIDLRVDYLRPGRGECFTASSHILRSGNKVSVARVELHNEKQVHIASGTATYIVG, from the coding sequence ATGGAAAAGCAATTAACATTAGAAGAGGCTCAAACCTTAATTGGTCATGTTTTTGTGTATAAAATGCCGTTTAACCAGTTGATTGGGTTAGAGCTAGTTCGTTTTGAACAAGATTATGCAGAAATTCAATTCCGCTACCAAGATAAATTAGTCGGTAATATTGCTCAACGTATTTTACATGGAGGCCTTATTGCTTCAGTGCTTGATGTCAGTGCAGGATTAGTTTGTGTTGGTAATGCATTAACACGTTTAGCACCTATATCCCAAGAGCAGTTAGAACAGAAACTTGCTAAAATGGGCACGATTGATTTACGGGTTGATTATTTACGACCTGGACGTGGGGAATGTTTTACTGCAAGTAGCCATATCTTGCGCAGTGGTAATAAAGTCTCTGTTGCTCGTGTTGAATTACATAATGAAAAACAAGTTCATATAGCAAGTGGAACAGCCACCTATATTGTGGGTTAA
- the pldA gene encoding phospholipase A — MRYIRSLLAVALFYPAWGFASEIQTSSSPAPLVQGSIISGLLQEYDSPFVLYPYESNYIIYTDTSDMNKEAIQSYDWGNKAKKDEVKFQLSLAFPLWRGIAGENSVLAASYTQRSWWQLSNKKESAPFRETNYEPQLFLGWATDYKFAGWTLREIETGFNHESNGRSDPTSRSWNRVYARFMAQKGNLQLDLKPWYRFSESAQRDDNPEINRYMGYYRLKAGYRLGESVITATGRYNWNSGYGAAELGWSYPITKHVRFYTQVFSGYGESMIDYNFRQTRVGVGVMLNDML, encoded by the coding sequence ATGCGTTACATCCGTTCTTTACTTGCGGTGGCTTTATTCTATCCAGCATGGGGATTTGCATCCGAAATTCAAACATCATCATCTCCTGCACCGCTTGTTCAGGGCAGTATTATTTCCGGTTTATTACAAGAATACGACTCACCTTTTGTTCTTTATCCTTATGAATCCAATTATATTATTTACACTGATACCTCTGATATGAATAAAGAGGCGATTCAAAGTTATGATTGGGGTAATAAGGCTAAAAAAGATGAGGTGAAATTTCAGCTCAGTTTGGCTTTTCCTTTATGGCGTGGTATTGCGGGTGAAAACTCTGTGTTAGCAGCGTCTTATACTCAACGTTCTTGGTGGCAATTAAGTAATAAGAAAGAATCAGCTCCTTTCCGAGAGACAAACTATGAGCCACAACTCTTTCTAGGTTGGGCTACTGACTATAAATTTGCAGGTTGGACTCTTCGTGAAATTGAGACGGGTTTTAATCATGAATCAAATGGGCGTTCAGATCCTACATCCCGTAGTTGGAATCGAGTTTATGCACGATTTATGGCACAAAAAGGTAATTTGCAACTCGATTTAAAACCATGGTATCGCTTTAGTGAAAGTGCACAACGTGATGATAATCCAGAAATTAATCGTTACATGGGCTATTATCGTTTAAAAGCAGGTTATCGATTAGGTGAGAGTGTGATCACAGCAACAGGACGCTATAACTGGAACAGTGGTTATGGTGCTGCTGAATTAGGTTGGAGCTATCCAATTACTAAGCATGTTCGTTTTTATACCCAAGTATTTAGCGGTTATGGTGAATCGATGATTGACTATAATTTTCGCCAGACACGTGTTGGTGTGGGTGTGATGCTGAATGATATGCTGTAA
- the recQ gene encoding ATP-dependent DNA helicase RecQ: protein MSTAEVLNSMPSAQTILRETFGYQQFRPGQQEIIHTITTGRDCLVVMPTGGGKSLCYQIPALLLDGLTVVVSPLISLMKDQVDQLCLHGIEATYLNSTQTREEQLDVQIRCQKGEIKLLYIAPERLMMESFLHQLVQWKPALLAVDEAHCISQWGHDFRPEYRGIGLLRQYLPDVPIVALTATADNTTRYDIINQLVLHDPLIHISSFDRPNIRYTLVEKYKPLDQLWLFIRGQKGKSGIIYCNSRSKVEETAERLSKRGLSIAGYHAGMEMTQRAKVQEAFQRDDLQIVVATVAFGMGINKPNVRFVVHFDIPRNIESYYQETGRAGRDGLPAEAVLFYDPADMAWLRRCLDEKPESDQKAIEMHKLNAMGAFAEAQTCRRLVLLNYFDEHRQNACGNCDICLDPPKQYDGLVDAQKALSCIYRTGQHFGIGYIVEILRGANNQRIRDAGHDTLPVYGIGKAQSHEHWVSVIRQLIHLGMVTQNIVHRSALQLTEMARPILRGEVPLQLAVPRLLSPTKSRNQQTKNAHRQYDRKLFAKLRKLRKSIADEENIPPFVVFNDVTLIEMAEQCPVYPDELLLINGVGQRKLERFGPAFMTLIRDHIEGFE from the coding sequence GTGTCCACAGCAGAAGTTCTTAATTCAATGCCATCAGCACAAACTATTTTGCGAGAGACCTTTGGTTATCAGCAATTTCGTCCTGGTCAGCAAGAGATCATCCATACTATTACGACAGGACGTGATTGCCTTGTTGTGATGCCGACAGGGGGTGGAAAATCCCTTTGCTATCAAATCCCGGCATTATTGTTAGATGGATTAACCGTCGTTGTGTCGCCATTGATCTCCTTGATGAAAGATCAAGTCGATCAGCTTTGTCTTCATGGCATTGAAGCTACTTATTTAAACTCAACACAAACCCGTGAAGAGCAACTTGATGTTCAAATTCGGTGTCAAAAGGGTGAAATAAAGCTGCTGTATATTGCTCCCGAACGTTTAATGATGGAGAGCTTTCTTCACCAATTAGTGCAGTGGAAACCTGCATTGCTAGCTGTTGATGAAGCACACTGTATTTCACAGTGGGGGCATGACTTCCGCCCTGAGTATCGTGGCATTGGATTATTAAGGCAATATCTTCCCGATGTTCCTATTGTTGCACTGACAGCAACAGCAGATAACACAACACGTTATGACATTATAAATCAGCTAGTCTTACATGATCCTTTAATTCATATCAGCAGTTTTGATAGACCGAATATCCGCTACACTTTAGTCGAGAAATACAAACCACTTGATCAACTTTGGCTCTTTATTCGTGGCCAAAAAGGAAAGTCAGGCATTATTTACTGTAATAGTCGCAGTAAAGTAGAAGAAACTGCGGAGCGACTCAGTAAGCGAGGATTGAGTATTGCAGGTTATCATGCCGGAATGGAGATGACACAGCGAGCTAAAGTACAAGAGGCGTTCCAGCGCGATGATTTGCAAATTGTTGTTGCAACCGTTGCGTTTGGAATGGGGATAAATAAACCTAACGTGCGTTTTGTGGTTCACTTTGATATACCTCGTAATATTGAATCTTATTACCAAGAAACAGGGCGTGCAGGGCGAGATGGATTACCTGCGGAAGCCGTATTATTTTACGATCCCGCTGATATGGCATGGTTACGTCGTTGTTTAGATGAAAAGCCAGAAAGTGACCAAAAAGCGATTGAAATGCATAAGCTCAACGCAATGGGGGCATTTGCTGAAGCACAAACATGCCGACGACTAGTGCTCCTTAATTATTTCGATGAACATCGGCAAAATGCCTGTGGTAACTGTGATATTTGTCTTGATCCTCCTAAGCAATATGATGGATTGGTCGATGCACAAAAGGCTTTATCCTGCATTTATCGTACGGGGCAACACTTTGGAATTGGTTATATTGTTGAAATATTAAGAGGAGCGAATAATCAACGTATTCGCGATGCAGGGCACGATACATTACCTGTTTATGGTATTGGTAAAGCACAAAGTCATGAACATTGGGTGAGTGTGATACGCCAACTTATTCATTTAGGTATGGTGACACAAAATATTGTACACCGCTCTGCATTACAGCTTACTGAGATGGCAAGACCCATCTTACGAGGTGAAGTTCCATTACAATTAGCCGTGCCTAGATTATTAAGTCCAACAAAAAGCCGTAATCAACAAACAAAAAATGCGCATAGACAGTACGATAGAAAATTATTTGCGAAACTACGTAAATTACGTAAATCTATTGCTGATGAAGAAAATATTCCGCCTTTTGTGGTCTTTAATGATGTCACATTGATAGAGATGGCAGAGCAATGTCCTGTTTATCCTGATGAGTTGTTATTAATAAACGGTGTCGGCCAACGAAAATTAGAACGATTTGGACCTGCTTTTATGACACTGATCCGTGACCATATTGAGGGCTTCGAATAA
- the pldB gene encoding lysophospholipase L2, with product MTTTLFKHSWLSREKQFSAFTNGTLLDFWNQREEGEFTGVDGVKIRYVHWRSPSHNKALVISSGRSESYVKYPEVAFDFFHIGYDVFLLDHRGQGLSDRLLEDTQKGHVEKFSDYIDDFSTFIDTIVLPYQYQHYFALAHSMGGAILAGYLLKYPHVFKAAALSAPMFGIKLPIPRWVANFLVNRAEQSQSERNNYAVSTGKWFPLPFILNVLTHSHERYRRYLRYYADFPELRLGGPTYHWMGESLKTGDWLIEHAGEIDTPLLVLEAEHDKVVDNQELRAFCERYSQSRTREEKQKLPLVIKGAHHEILFEIDKLRSQALNEICEFYDKHLF from the coding sequence ATGACAACCACTCTTTTTAAACATTCGTGGTTATCTCGTGAAAAGCAGTTTTCTGCTTTTACGAATGGCACTTTATTGGATTTTTGGAACCAGCGTGAAGAAGGTGAATTTACGGGTGTCGATGGAGTAAAGATCCGTTATGTTCATTGGCGTTCACCATCGCACAATAAAGCACTAGTAATTTCTTCAGGCCGTAGTGAAAGCTATGTAAAGTACCCTGAAGTTGCATTTGATTTTTTCCATATTGGCTATGATGTTTTTTTGCTTGATCATCGAGGACAAGGCCTGTCAGACCGACTATTAGAAGACACACAAAAAGGTCATGTAGAAAAATTCAGTGATTATATTGATGACTTCTCAACATTCATTGATACGATAGTGTTGCCTTATCAATACCAACATTATTTTGCATTAGCTCATTCAATGGGCGGTGCTATTTTAGCGGGATATCTTCTAAAATATCCTCATGTTTTTAAAGCGGCCGCATTAAGTGCGCCGATGTTTGGTATTAAATTACCGATACCTCGCTGGGTGGCTAATTTTTTAGTCAATCGAGCAGAACAAAGTCAATCTGAAAGAAATAACTACGCAGTATCAACAGGTAAATGGTTTCCATTACCTTTTATTCTTAATGTGTTAACACATAGCCATGAACGATACCGTCGTTATTTACGTTATTACGCTGATTTTCCTGAGCTACGATTAGGTGGCCCTACTTATCATTGGATGGGTGAAAGCCTGAAAACAGGAGATTGGTTAATTGAACATGCGGGAGAGATTGATACCCCTTTATTAGTGCTTGAAGCTGAGCATGACAAGGTGGTCGATAATCAAGAGCTAAGGGCTTTCTGTGAACGTTATAGTCAGTCCAGAACAAGAGAAGAAAAGCAAAAATTGCCACTGGTGATTAAGGGTGCGCATCATGAAATCTTGTTCGAAATAGATAAGCTACGCTCACAAGCATTGAATGAAATCTGTGAGTTTTATGATAAGCATTTATTTTAA
- the yigL gene encoding sugar/pyridoxal phosphate phosphatase YigL translates to MYSIVASDLDGTLLSPNHVLTPYTQETLHLLINKGVHFVFATGRHHVDVAQIRDGLGINAYMITSNGARVHNTHGDLIFSQDLEPEIAYDLALMVFDHPEIETNIYAGDYWYVNKEMPGACEFFRESDFSYELYCKTGFPTTNVCKVFFTSDDHELLLKLENEINQLWGDKVNVSFSLRNCLEVMAGGVSKGEALEKVAELMQHSAKDAIAFGDGMNDKEMLQMAGKGCIMENAHQTLKDLLPNMEVIGANADEAVPHYLRKLYQV, encoded by the coding sequence ATGTATTCGATAGTCGCTTCAGATCTTGATGGCACGTTGTTATCACCTAATCATGTATTAACTCCCTATACGCAAGAAACACTACACCTACTTATTAATAAAGGGGTGCATTTTGTATTCGCAACAGGCCGTCATCATGTCGATGTTGCTCAAATTCGTGATGGATTAGGCATTAACGCTTATATGATAACGTCTAATGGTGCAAGAGTGCATAACACGCATGGTGACCTTATTTTTAGCCAAGACCTTGAGCCTGAAATCGCTTATGACTTGGCTCTGATGGTTTTTGATCACCCTGAAATTGAAACTAATATTTATGCGGGTGACTACTGGTATGTTAATAAAGAGATGCCGGGGGCTTGTGAATTTTTTCGAGAATCAGACTTTAGCTATGAATTATATTGTAAAACAGGATTCCCGACCACCAATGTCTGTAAAGTCTTTTTTACCTCAGATGATCATGAGCTATTGTTGAAACTAGAGAATGAAATTAATCAGCTCTGGGGTGATAAGGTCAATGTGAGTTTCTCACTACGTAATTGCTTAGAAGTGATGGCAGGGGGCGTATCTAAAGGTGAGGCACTAGAGAAAGTGGCTGAACTGATGCAACACTCTGCAAAAGATGCTATCGCATTTGGTGATGGTATGAATGACAAAGAGATGCTACAGATGGCGGGTAAAGGTTGCATTATGGAAAATGCGCACCAGACATTAAAAGATCTCCTACCTAATATGGAAGTCATTGGTGCTAATGCGGATGAAGCAGTTCCTCATTATTTACGTAAGTTATACCAAGTGTGA
- a CDS encoding fimbrial protein gives MNKYITLGCLSVLLYTSTTMAEFRADLTTKTVTYSAPIYVSRSAPILTEVATIPLGTMNAWTWWNLSGGEVRPGIYLPGSFNASSPRVNGAYVRELNSSGIGYTLHGTISGSCSGSAYVDGQHNIDGNYSNRLICSSNTTSGNYSVTLEMKLYKLRDNVKSQTIPGIWAAMLIVYNNGFITSDYTGKTEPKINLSPLTIISSGCDVVNNNINVPLGAVPKSSFNGVGSVSAESIKDFNIDLSCDPVSPIKIRFDGVADSQQTAGTIGLSNPTDSNTAKGYGIQVKYQNQPIKLGQLITVSEKNSSAGSYSIPLEAGYIQTSDTTSAGKANGTLQFTMQYH, from the coding sequence ATGAATAAATATATAACGCTAGGTTGTCTGTCTGTTCTTTTGTATACATCAACCACTATGGCTGAATTTAGGGCAGATCTCACGACTAAGACGGTCACTTATTCAGCGCCTATTTACGTATCACGTTCAGCTCCAATTTTAACGGAAGTCGCCACAATTCCGTTAGGAACAATGAATGCATGGACATGGTGGAACCTTTCTGGAGGCGAAGTTAGGCCTGGAATTTATTTGCCTGGTTCGTTTAACGCTTCGAGTCCTAGAGTGAATGGGGCTTATGTCAGAGAACTCAATAGCAGTGGTATTGGTTATACGTTACATGGCACCATTAGCGGAAGTTGTAGTGGATCTGCTTATGTAGATGGGCAGCACAATATTGATGGTAACTATAGTAACAGGCTTATTTGTTCATCTAACACCACCAGCGGTAACTACTCTGTTACATTAGAAATGAAGCTGTATAAGCTACGTGATAATGTAAAATCACAAACCATTCCAGGTATATGGGCTGCAATGTTGATTGTCTATAACAATGGTTTTATCACCAGTGACTATACAGGTAAAACGGAGCCAAAAATTAATCTTTCACCGTTAACCATTATTTCTAGTGGTTGTGATGTGGTGAATAATAATATTAATGTTCCTCTTGGCGCTGTACCTAAATCCAGTTTTAATGGCGTAGGCTCTGTAAGTGCAGAGAGTATTAAAGATTTCAATATTGATTTAAGTTGTGATCCTGTTTCACCGATTAAAATTCGATTTGATGGTGTTGCTGATAGTCAACAAACCGCAGGAACGATTGGTTTAAGTAATCCAACAGACAGCAATACCGCTAAGGGTTATGGCATACAGGTTAAGTATCAAAACCAGCCAATAAAGCTGGGACAATTAATAACAGTAAGTGAAAAAAACAGCAGTGCAGGAAGTTATTCTATCCCTTTAGAAGCGGGTTATATCCAAACATCTGATACAACGAGTGCGGGTAAAGCAAATGGGACATTACAATTTACAATGCAATATCACTAA